From a region of the Lactuca sativa cultivar Salinas chromosome 4, Lsat_Salinas_v11, whole genome shotgun sequence genome:
- the LOC111877740 gene encoding probable calcium-binding protein CML45, whose translation MIFMYLFISLMFIEWFILLHDLYSLFAHPLFQFIFATPATPCMAAQPREEARATEPCHVENGPGKKKELGVNPKVMMERLGTFWDPDDQRESLEFEEMVNLFVGDEPSFDEVKEAFGVYDKNNDGYIDAKELQNVLSNMGFLHVSESDCERMITGYDVDKDGKISFREFLKVVEDGFC comes from the coding sequence ATGATCTTTATGTATCTATTCATATCGCTCATGTTTATAGAATGGTTTATCTTATTACATGACTTGTATTCGCTGTTTGCCCACCCTCTTTTTCAGTTTATCTTTGCTACACCGGCCACCCCTTGCATGGCGGCTCAACCACGTGAAGAAGCCCGTGCCACTGAGCCATGCCATGTGGAGAATGGCCCAGGTAAGAAGAAGGAGTTGGGAGTGAACCCTAAGGTTATGATGGAAAGATTAGGAACGTTTTGGGATCCTGATGATCAAAGGGAAAGTCTTGAGTTCGAAGAGATGGTGAATCTGTTCGTTGGTGATGAGCCAAGCTTTGATGAAGTAAAAGAGGCGTTTGGTGTGTATGATAAGAACAACGATGGGTATATAGATGCAAAAGAGCTTCAGAATGTGCTTTCTAATATGGGGTTTTTACACGTATCTGAAAGTGATTGTGAACGGATGATCACTGGATATGATGTTGATAAAGATGGTAAGATTAGCTTTCGGGAATTTTTGAAAGTCGTGGAAGATGGCTTTTGTTAG